The following are from one region of the Mycolicibacterium diernhoferi genome:
- the pheA gene encoding prephenate dehydratase, with protein MPRIAYLGPEGTFTEAALLQMVAGGMLPPGAAAGPDRDVTPLPYDSAGGALEAIRARDSDYACVPIENSIDGPVIPTLDGLAGGSALQIFAEHTLDVAFSIVTRPGTRAADIETVAAFPVAAAQVRSWLAAELPDARLVPAYSNAAAAQDVAAGAADAGVSTALAAQRYGLAELAAGVVDEANARTRFVLVGAPGVPPARTGADRTSVVLRLDNEPGALVAAMTELSIRGIDLTRIESRPTRTELGTYKFFLDCVGHIADEAVGEALKALHRRCAEVRYLGSWPTGAAAGAPPPEFDEAARWLQARRTGGSA; from the coding sequence GTGCCCCGCATCGCCTACCTCGGACCCGAGGGAACCTTCACCGAGGCGGCATTGCTGCAGATGGTCGCCGGTGGCATGCTGCCGCCCGGTGCCGCGGCGGGCCCCGACCGCGACGTCACCCCGCTGCCGTACGACAGTGCCGGCGGCGCACTGGAGGCCATCCGGGCCCGCGACTCCGACTATGCGTGCGTGCCGATCGAGAACTCGATCGACGGCCCGGTGATCCCCACCCTCGACGGCCTCGCCGGCGGCTCGGCGCTGCAGATATTCGCCGAGCACACCCTCGACGTGGCGTTCAGCATCGTCACCCGCCCCGGCACCCGCGCCGCCGACATCGAGACGGTGGCCGCGTTCCCGGTCGCCGCCGCCCAGGTGCGCAGCTGGCTGGCCGCCGAGCTGCCCGACGCCCGCCTGGTGCCGGCGTACTCCAATGCCGCCGCCGCCCAGGACGTGGCCGCCGGCGCCGCCGATGCCGGGGTCAGCACCGCGCTGGCCGCCCAGCGGTACGGCCTGGCCGAACTGGCCGCCGGCGTCGTCGACGAGGCCAATGCGCGAACCCGGTTCGTCCTGGTCGGTGCGCCCGGGGTGCCGCCGGCCCGCACCGGCGCCGACCGCACCTCGGTGGTGCTGCGCCTCGACAACGAGCCCGGCGCGCTGGTCGCCGCCATGACCGAGTTGTCCATCCGCGGAATCGATCTCACCCGCATCGAATCACGGCCCACCCGAACGGAATTGGGCACCTACAAGTTCTTCCTCGACTGTGTCGGCCACATCGCCGACGAGGCGGTCGGCGAGGCACTCAAGGCGCTGCACCGGCGCTGCGCCGAGGTGCGCTACCTGGGTTCGTGGCCGACCGGTGCGGCCGCCGGTGCGCCGCCGCCGGAATTCGACGAGGCGGCACGCTGGCTGCAGGCCAGACGTACGGGAGGGTCGGCATGA
- a CDS encoding glycerophosphodiester phosphodiesterase, whose translation MTAGGAGTGRPATTGHPFVVAHRGASAQRPEHTVAAYELALQEGADGVECDVRLTRDGHLVCVHDRRVDRTSDGTGLVSEMTLAELRELDFGSWHAGWRDSGAAGDAGLLTLDALLGLVLDCRRPVKIFIETKHPVRYGALVESKVLALLHRYGIAAPASADLARAVVMSFSAAAVWRIRRAAPMLPTVLLGETSRFLGGGAATTVGATAVGPSIATLREHPELVDRAAAQGRALYCWTVDHYEDVRYCRDVGVAWVATNHPGRTKDWLENGLTGAGRD comes from the coding sequence ATGACCGCGGGGGGCGCTGGAACCGGCAGACCGGCCACGACGGGCCACCCGTTCGTGGTCGCGCACCGAGGTGCGTCGGCGCAGCGGCCCGAGCACACCGTCGCCGCCTACGAACTTGCCCTGCAGGAGGGCGCCGACGGGGTGGAGTGCGATGTCCGGCTGACCCGCGACGGTCATCTGGTGTGCGTGCACGATCGCCGCGTCGACCGGACGTCGGACGGGACGGGTCTGGTGTCGGAGATGACGCTCGCCGAACTACGTGAGCTGGACTTCGGGTCCTGGCACGCCGGATGGCGAGACAGCGGCGCCGCCGGCGATGCCGGGCTGTTGACGCTGGACGCGCTGTTGGGATTGGTGCTGGACTGCAGGCGTCCGGTCAAGATCTTCATCGAGACCAAACATCCGGTGCGCTACGGCGCACTGGTCGAGAGCAAGGTGCTCGCCCTGCTGCACCGGTATGGCATCGCCGCCCCGGCCTCGGCGGACCTGGCCCGGGCGGTGGTGATGTCGTTCTCGGCGGCCGCGGTCTGGCGGATCCGCCGTGCCGCGCCGATGCTGCCGACCGTGCTACTGGGAGAGACCTCGCGGTTCCTCGGCGGCGGCGCCGCCACCACGGTCGGCGCGACCGCGGTGGGCCCGTCCATCGCCACCCTGCGCGAGCATCCGGAGTTGGTGGATCGCGCGGCCGCGCAGGGCCGGGCGCTGTACTGCTGGACCGTCGACCACTACGAGGATGTCCGGTACTGCCGGGATGTGGGCGTGGCGTGGGTCGCCACGAACCATCCCGGCCGCACCAAGGACTGGCTGGAGAACGGGCTCACCGGAGCCGGGCGGGACTGA
- a CDS encoding metallopeptidase family protein: protein MSAQRFDELVSDALDLIPPDLARAADNVVFLVADRHPEEPDLLGLYEGVALTDRDWSYAGALPDAITIYRGALLDMCDSEDEVVDEVAITVVHELAHHFGIDDERLHELGWG from the coding sequence CTGAGTGCGCAGCGGTTCGACGAACTCGTCTCCGACGCGCTAGATCTGATCCCGCCCGATCTGGCCAGGGCCGCCGACAACGTCGTCTTCCTCGTGGCCGACCGTCATCCTGAGGAGCCGGACCTGCTCGGGCTCTACGAGGGCGTGGCGCTGACCGACCGTGACTGGTCCTATGCCGGGGCGCTGCCCGATGCCATCACCATCTACCGGGGCGCGCTGCTGGACATGTGCGACAGCGAGGACGAGGTGGTCGACGAGGTGGCCATCACGGTGGTGCACGAACTCGCCCATCATTTCGGGATCGACGACGAGCGGCTGCACGAACTCGGCTGGGGTTAG
- a CDS encoding DUF2470 domain-containing protein, with translation MTTTAPTTAERIRSACARAGGAMLAVEGLEPAATPVHHLLGDGSFAVTVPADGMLTAAVVSAGSAGVQAVLEMTDYAPLPLREPVRSLVWIQGRMFLVPDGEVAGMLDLIATEHPNPSLLQVNTGSADASEGDTPYALARLEIESVVVADSTGAESVGVGALLEARPDPFCGLESCWLRHLESAHREVVERLATRLPQSLRGGRVRPLGLDRYGVQLRVEDESGDHDVRLPFAKPVDDVTSLSQAIRVLMGCPFLNGLRARRV, from the coding sequence ATGACTACGACGGCACCGACGACGGCCGAGCGGATTCGCAGCGCGTGCGCCCGCGCCGGCGGCGCGATGCTGGCGGTGGAGGGTCTGGAACCCGCCGCGACGCCGGTCCACCATCTGCTCGGCGACGGCTCGTTCGCCGTCACCGTCCCGGCCGACGGGATGCTGACCGCCGCGGTGGTCTCCGCCGGTTCCGCGGGCGTGCAGGCCGTTCTGGAGATGACCGACTACGCCCCGCTACCGCTGCGCGAACCGGTGCGCTCGCTGGTCTGGATCCAGGGCCGGATGTTCCTGGTGCCCGACGGCGAGGTCGCCGGGATGCTCGACCTGATCGCCACCGAGCACCCCAATCCGTCTCTGCTGCAGGTGAACACCGGCAGCGCGGACGCGTCCGAGGGGGACACCCCCTATGCGCTGGCCCGCCTGGAGATCGAATCGGTCGTGGTGGCCGATTCCACCGGCGCCGAGTCCGTCGGCGTCGGCGCGCTGCTGGAAGCCCGGCCCGACCCGTTCTGCGGGCTGGAGTCCTGCTGGCTGCGCCACCTGGAGTCCGCGCATCGCGAGGTGGTCGAGCGGCTGGCCACCCGATTGCCCCAGAGCCTGCGCGGCGGCCGGGTCCGCCCGCTGGGACTGGACCGCTACGGCGTGCAGTTGCGGGTGGAGGACGAGTCCGGTGATCACGATGTACGGCTGCCCTTCGCCAAGCCCGTCGACGATGTGACCAGCCTCAGCCAGGCCATCCGGGTGCTTATGGGCTGCCCGTTCCTCAACGGGTTGCGCGCACGGCGAGTCTGA
- a CDS encoding septum formation family protein yields MSDTPDSHEPFLHEAGTSQKPVSRWRRALSLSHPLSPTRRALLLTALGGLMIAGVITVLPDTAVGGRLAGLNSGTSALGVRTNSTFDKAKSGDCLNWPDRTPDAAQIVDCTTEHRFEVAESIDMRTFPGTEYGPDAAPPSPARIQQISQEQCQSAVQRYLGDRYDPNGRFSVSLLWSGEKTWRQAGERRMLCGLQLPGANNQQQAFQGKVADIDQSKVWPAGTCLGIDPATNQPTDIPVDCAGPHSLEVTGSVNLAERFPQGLPSEAEQDTFVKENCSRVTDAYLAPLELRTTTLTLVYSTIALPSWSAGSHQVSCSIGATLGNGGWSTLLNSAKGPLMINGRPPVPPPDIPDERLNIPAIPLPPVDTSSQITYGQSDSGSGSSNSGGGAGSSSGSQQSSSNEHLPGQTGQAPASQTPAAEEPTGGNTFLNGPPPPPPPPPAGAPMEGVPPGVPPPPGVAPPLDPAVPPGPAPVEPVPPPLP; encoded by the coding sequence ATGTCGGACACACCAGATAGCCACGAACCGTTTCTGCACGAGGCCGGGACCTCGCAGAAACCGGTATCTCGTTGGCGCCGGGCACTGTCCTTGAGCCACCCGCTGAGCCCCACCCGCCGCGCGCTGTTGCTGACCGCGCTGGGCGGGCTGATGATCGCCGGTGTCATCACGGTGCTGCCCGACACCGCCGTCGGCGGTCGGCTGGCCGGGCTGAACTCCGGAACGAGCGCGCTGGGCGTGCGCACCAACAGCACCTTCGACAAGGCCAAGAGCGGCGACTGCCTGAACTGGCCGGATCGCACCCCCGACGCCGCCCAGATCGTCGACTGCACCACCGAGCACCGCTTCGAGGTCGCCGAATCCATCGACATGCGGACGTTCCCGGGGACCGAGTACGGCCCCGACGCCGCCCCGCCGTCGCCGGCGCGGATCCAGCAGATCAGCCAGGAGCAGTGCCAGAGCGCGGTGCAGCGCTACCTGGGCGACCGCTATGACCCCAACGGCCGGTTCAGCGTCAGTCTGCTGTGGTCCGGGGAGAAGACCTGGCGCCAAGCCGGGGAACGCCGGATGCTGTGCGGTCTGCAACTGCCGGGCGCCAACAATCAGCAGCAGGCGTTCCAGGGCAAGGTCGCCGATATCGACCAGTCCAAGGTCTGGCCGGCCGGCACCTGTCTGGGCATCGACCCGGCCACCAACCAGCCCACCGATATCCCGGTGGACTGCGCGGGCCCGCACTCCCTCGAGGTCACCGGCTCGGTCAACCTCGCGGAGAGGTTCCCGCAGGGCCTCCCCTCGGAGGCCGAGCAGGACACCTTCGTGAAGGAGAACTGCTCGCGGGTCACCGACGCCTACCTGGCTCCGCTGGAGCTTCGGACCACCACGCTCACCCTGGTGTACAGCACGATCGCCTTGCCGAGCTGGTCGGCGGGCAGCCACCAGGTGTCCTGCAGCATCGGCGCCACCCTCGGCAACGGCGGCTGGTCGACCCTACTGAACAGCGCCAAGGGACCGTTGATGATCAACGGGCGCCCGCCGGTGCCCCCGCCGGACATCCCCGATGAGCGGCTGAACATCCCGGCCATCCCACTGCCGCCGGTCGACACCTCGTCGCAGATCACCTACGGCCAGTCCGACAGCGGCTCCGGCAGCAGCAACAGTGGCGGCGGCGCCGGCAGCAGCAGCGGCAGCCAGCAGAGCTCGTCCAATGAGCACCTGCCCGGGCAGACCGGCCAGGCCCCGGCGTCGCAGACCCCGGCCGCCGAGGAGCCCACCGGCGGCAACACCTTCCTGAACGGTCCGCCCCCTCCCCCGCCGCCACCGCCGGCCGGCGCGCCCATGGAGGGTGTGCCCCCGGGTGTCCCGCCGCCGCCGGGCGTCGCCCCGCCGCTCGATCCTGCGGTGCCGCCCGGGCCCGCACCGGTCGAGCCCGTACCGCCGCCGCTCCCGTAG
- a CDS encoding LCP family protein: MPRREPSPEIRRDPRYRPPPVWPPNPPTPRQPPPPRSAPPPPPPRQRPAPPPPPRQRPAPPPPPRQPPPRARQRPAAPPPAPPPTAATKRPRRARRWGALLLAALLLLVSAGAAGGVWLDSKLPRAAVLADYPDRPPPGRGTTWLLVGSDSRQGLSVGEQDALATGGDTGNGRTDTLLLLHIGAPFSGTQPTLVSLPRDSYVPIPGYGEDKINAAYAFGGAPLLVQTVEQATGLRLDHYAEIGFGGFAALVDAVGGVTMCPAEPISDPLAGIDLPAGCQELDGRNALGFVRSRATARADLDRMTNQRSFMSALLKRATSPSVLLNPLRWYPMVDAATGAVTLDQGGHIWDLARLAWALQDDPTATTVPIAEYTSSDVGSIVVWDSEAAGRLFGALAHDTPVPPDVLNTDQP, from the coding sequence ATGCCCCGGCGGGAACCGTCACCGGAGATCCGCCGTGATCCCCGCTACCGTCCGCCCCCGGTGTGGCCGCCCAACCCGCCGACACCCCGGCAGCCGCCACCACCCCGGTCGGCTCCGCCGCCACCACCACCCCGACAGCGCCCGGCCCCGCCGCCACCACCCCGACAGCGCCCGGCCCCGCCGCCTCCGCCCCGGCAGCCGCCGCCACGAGCTCGGCAGCGTCCGGCCGCACCGCCGCCCGCGCCCCCACCCACGGCGGCCACCAAACGACCACGGCGCGCACGCCGGTGGGGCGCGCTGCTGCTGGCCGCCTTGCTGCTCCTGGTCAGCGCGGGCGCCGCCGGTGGGGTCTGGCTGGACTCGAAGCTGCCGCGCGCGGCGGTGCTGGCCGACTACCCGGACCGGCCACCGCCGGGGCGCGGCACCACCTGGCTGCTGGTGGGATCCGACAGCAGACAGGGCCTGTCCGTCGGCGAGCAGGACGCGCTGGCCACCGGCGGCGATACCGGCAACGGCCGGACCGACACCCTGCTGCTGCTGCACATCGGTGCGCCGTTCTCCGGCACGCAACCGACCCTGGTGTCGCTGCCCCGCGACTCCTACGTTCCGATTCCCGGCTACGGCGAGGACAAGATCAACGCGGCATACGCGTTCGGCGGCGCGCCGCTGCTGGTACAGACCGTCGAACAGGCCACCGGGCTGCGGCTCGACCACTACGCGGAGATCGGGTTCGGCGGGTTCGCCGCGCTCGTCGACGCGGTCGGCGGGGTGACGATGTGCCCGGCCGAACCGATCAGCGACCCGCTGGCCGGCATCGATCTGCCCGCCGGGTGTCAGGAACTCGACGGCCGCAACGCGCTCGGCTTCGTCCGATCCCGGGCCACCGCCCGCGCCGACCTGGACCGGATGACCAATCAGCGTTCGTTCATGTCGGCGTTGCTCAAGCGCGCCACCAGCCCGTCGGTCCTGCTCAACCCGCTGCGCTGGTATCCGATGGTCGACGCCGCCACCGGCGCGGTGACCCTCGACCAGGGTGGGCACATCTGGGACCTGGCCAGGTTGGCGTGGGCCCTGCAGGACGATCCGACCGCCACCACCGTCCCGATCGCCGAGTACACCAGCAGCGACGTCGGTTCGATCGTGGTGTGGGACAGCGAAGCCGCCGGCCGGTTGTTCGGTGCCCTGGCCCACGACACCCCGGTACCGCCCGACGTGCTGAACACCGATCAGCCGTAA
- a CDS encoding histidine phosphatase family protein: MTGRLVLVRHGQSYGNVERRLDTLPPGAALTDLGHQQARAFARGWTNPIAMVAHSVATRARETAAGIAGHLDLATSEFDGVHEVQVGDLENRNDDEAIKTFESVYRSWHLGDLDVPVPGGETGREVLDRVIPVLTELRLRHLDDRRFHGDIVLVSHGAAIRLVASVLAGVDSAFALDHHLNNTESVVLSPITDGRWTCLRWGSLAPPFRPEAQPAARTDTVTDEETLDTAGPMG, translated from the coding sequence ATGACGGGGCGGCTGGTGCTGGTTCGGCATGGACAGTCCTACGGCAACGTCGAGCGCCGGCTCGACACCCTGCCGCCCGGGGCCGCGCTGACCGATCTCGGCCATCAGCAGGCCCGCGCATTCGCCCGCGGCTGGACCAACCCGATCGCGATGGTGGCGCATTCGGTGGCCACCCGGGCCCGGGAGACCGCCGCCGGGATCGCCGGCCATCTCGATCTGGCGACCAGCGAATTCGACGGCGTCCACGAGGTGCAGGTCGGTGACCTGGAGAACCGCAACGACGACGAGGCGATCAAGACGTTCGAGTCGGTGTACCGCAGTTGGCATCTCGGCGATCTCGACGTGCCGGTGCCGGGCGGGGAGACCGGGCGCGAGGTCCTGGACCGGGTGATCCCGGTGCTGACCGAGCTGCGCCTGCGCCACCTCGACGATCGCCGGTTCCACGGGGACATCGTGCTGGTCAGCCACGGCGCCGCGATCCGGCTGGTGGCCTCGGTGCTGGCCGGGGTGGACAGTGCGTTCGCGCTGGACCATCACCTCAACAACACCGAATCGGTGGTGCTCAGCCCGATCACCGACGGGCGGTGGACCTGCCTGCGCTGGGGATCGCTGGCCCCGCCGTTCCGCCCGGAGGCTCAGCCCGCCGCGCGCACGGACACGGTGACCGACGAGGAGACGCTGGACACCGCCGGCCCGATGGGCTGA
- a CDS encoding CPBP family intramembrane glutamic endopeptidase: MTAEPAHALPSPRALRIEIVVVLAVTFGLSAYVALLRLTEGVLLGLGGQTVALNERRSPFDLIDLGLNLASVVQLMAWGALGLYLLWRTGTGPAQAGLGRFRLHPDLTGGLGLAALIGIPGLALYVAARLLGLSAAVEPAELNDTWWRIPVLLLVAFANGWAEEIIVVAFLLTRLRQLHISPAAALLISALLRGCYHLYQGYSAGLGNVVMGLVFGYLWLRTGRLWPLIVAHGLIDAVAFVGYSLAAGELDWLS; encoded by the coding sequence GTGACCGCCGAGCCCGCCCACGCGCTGCCGTCCCCGCGCGCGCTGCGGATCGAGATCGTCGTCGTTCTCGCGGTCACCTTCGGCCTGAGTGCCTATGTGGCACTGCTGCGGCTCACCGAGGGGGTGCTGCTCGGGCTGGGCGGGCAGACGGTGGCGCTCAACGAGCGTCGCTCCCCGTTCGATCTGATCGACCTCGGACTCAACCTCGCCTCGGTCGTGCAGTTGATGGCCTGGGGCGCGCTCGGCCTGTACCTGTTGTGGCGCACCGGAACCGGGCCGGCCCAGGCCGGCCTCGGCCGGTTCCGCCTGCATCCCGACCTGACCGGCGGCCTCGGGTTGGCCGCGCTCATCGGCATTCCGGGCCTGGCGCTCTATGTGGCGGCGCGCCTGCTCGGGCTCAGCGCCGCGGTGGAACCGGCCGAACTCAACGACACCTGGTGGCGGATACCTGTCCTGCTTCTGGTGGCCTTCGCCAACGGCTGGGCCGAGGAGATCATCGTCGTCGCGTTCCTGCTCACGCGGCTGCGACAGCTGCACATCAGCCCGGCGGCCGCCCTGCTCATCTCGGCGCTGCTGCGCGGCTGCTACCACCTGTATCAGGGCTACAGCGCGGGCCTGGGAAACGTGGTGATGGGACTGGTGTTCGGCTATCTGTGGTTGCGGACCGGCCGGCTGTGGCCGCTGATCGTGGCGCACGGGCTGATCGACGCGGTGGCGTTCGTCGGCTACTCGCTGGCGGCCGGCGAGCTGGACTGGTTGAGCTGA
- the serS gene encoding serine--tRNA ligase, translated as MIDLKLLRDDPDLVRASQRARGEDPGRVDALLDADAARRAAISAADTLRAEQKAASKLVGKASPDERPGLLARAKELADEVKAAEVEQAEAEAAFTAAHMAVSNVIVDGVPAGGEQDFTLLDTVGEPRAMENPRDHLELGEALGLIDMERGAKVSGSRFYFLTGQGALLQLGLLQLAVQKATANGFTLMIPPVLVRPEVMAGTGFLGSHADEIYHLDDDDLYLVGTSEVPLAGYHSDEILDLSAGPKRYAGWSSCFRREAGSYGKDTRGIIRVHQFDKVEAFVYCKPEDAEDEHQRLLGWQREMLAAIEVPYRVIDVAAGDLGSSAARKFDCEAWVPTQGTYRELTSTSNCSTFQARRLSTRYRDENGKPQIAATLNGTLATTRWLVAILENHQQPDGSVRVPDALVPFVGASVLEPGN; from the coding sequence GTGATCGACCTGAAGCTGCTGCGTGACGACCCCGATCTGGTGCGCGCCTCCCAGCGCGCCCGCGGCGAGGACCCGGGCCGGGTGGACGCTCTGCTGGACGCCGACGCCGCCCGCCGAGCGGCCATCTCGGCCGCCGACACCCTGCGGGCCGAACAGAAGGCGGCCAGCAAGCTCGTCGGCAAGGCCTCCCCGGACGAGCGTCCCGGGCTGTTGGCCCGCGCCAAGGAACTCGCCGACGAGGTCAAGGCGGCCGAAGTCGAGCAGGCCGAGGCCGAGGCCGCGTTCACCGCGGCGCACATGGCGGTCTCCAACGTCATCGTCGACGGGGTGCCCGCCGGCGGTGAACAGGACTTCACCCTGCTGGACACCGTCGGTGAGCCGCGGGCCATGGAGAATCCGCGCGACCACCTCGAGCTGGGCGAGGCGCTCGGCCTGATCGACATGGAACGCGGCGCCAAGGTCTCCGGGTCACGCTTCTACTTCCTGACCGGACAGGGCGCGCTGCTGCAGCTCGGACTGCTGCAGTTGGCGGTGCAGAAGGCCACCGCGAACGGCTTCACGCTGATGATCCCGCCGGTGCTGGTACGTCCGGAAGTCATGGCGGGCACCGGATTCCTGGGCTCGCACGCCGACGAGATCTATCACCTCGATGATGACGACCTCTATCTGGTCGGCACCTCGGAGGTGCCGTTGGCCGGCTATCACAGCGACGAGATCCTCGATCTGTCGGCGGGACCGAAGCGCTACGCGGGCTGGTCCTCCTGCTTCCGCCGGGAGGCCGGCAGCTACGGCAAGGACACCCGCGGCATCATCCGGGTGCACCAGTTCGACAAGGTCGAGGCCTTCGTCTACTGCAAGCCCGAAGACGCCGAGGACGAACATCAGCGCCTGCTCGGGTGGCAGCGCGAGATGTTGGCCGCCATCGAGGTGCCCTACCGGGTGATCGACGTCGCCGCCGGAGACCTGGGCTCCTCGGCGGCGCGCAAGTTCGACTGCGAGGCCTGGGTGCCCACCCAGGGCACCTATCGGGAGTTGACGTCGACCTCGAACTGCTCGACGTTCCAGGCCCGCCGGCTGTCCACCCGCTACCGCGATGAGAACGGCAAGCCACAGATCGCCGCGACGCTGAACGGGACCTTGGCCACCACCCGCTGGCTGGTGGCGATCCTGGAGAACCATCAGCAGCCCGACGGCAGCGTGCGGGTACCCGATGCCCTGGTGCCGTTCGTCGGCGCCTCGGTGCTGGAGCCCGGAAACTAA
- a CDS encoding rhodanese-like domain-containing protein, which yields MSDDDVAQIEVGQLPLTFDDSVVLLDVREPDEWQRGHVAGAQHIPLGDVPARIDEIDRDATLYVICHAGGRSQRVAQYLARNGFEPINVTGGMLSWAQAGRPVSTDDGRAGTV from the coding sequence ATGTCTGACGATGATGTGGCCCAGATCGAGGTCGGCCAACTGCCCCTGACCTTTGACGATTCGGTCGTCCTGCTCGACGTGCGCGAGCCTGACGAATGGCAGCGCGGCCATGTCGCCGGGGCGCAGCACATCCCGCTGGGGGATGTGCCCGCGCGCATCGACGAGATCGACCGGGACGCGACCCTCTACGTCATCTGCCATGCCGGCGGGCGCTCGCAACGGGTCGCCCAGTACCTGGCCCGCAATGGCTTCGAACCGATCAACGTGACCGGCGGCATGCTGTCCTGGGCGCAGGCCGGGCGACCGGTGAGCACCGACGACGGCCGCGCGGGCACCGTCTGA
- a CDS encoding DUF4328 domain-containing protein, protein MIQVCAQCGTRWNVRDRQRVWCPRCRGTLLAPGAPGAPSAPSRPSAGGQSGRPPAGYRWIAVRPGAPPPPRRRRAPLGPTPRYTVIPRWGLYEQFDNGAQDGQAGAQRNAPSAATVRTTVLIAMAGLGAAALLHVIRYALLLINRTTLLNPVVAAIATWLPVAASVFAVFALVAAALVLTNWLIARRAAAYAHLGSPDPRSPRELLAGCLIPLVNLVMAPLFVIELARAEQRSGLRIMSWWMVWFVSYLLSIASIVTTILTIFYAGAQRIADNTVITIIAYLLGLATLLLVMKVFEGFERSPVHLPATRWVIVSAEQPPAPEPVAAVEAEDRNPAA, encoded by the coding sequence GTGATCCAGGTCTGTGCCCAGTGCGGGACGCGGTGGAATGTGCGCGACCGCCAGCGGGTCTGGTGTCCGCGCTGCCGCGGCACGCTGCTGGCTCCGGGCGCTCCCGGCGCTCCGTCCGCTCCGTCCCGCCCGTCCGCCGGTGGACAGTCGGGCCGGCCGCCTGCCGGCTACCGGTGGATCGCGGTGCGGCCGGGGGCTCCGCCGCCGCCGCGGCGGCGCCGCGCACCGCTGGGGCCCACCCCGCGGTACACCGTCATCCCGCGCTGGGGTCTGTACGAACAGTTCGACAACGGGGCGCAGGACGGTCAGGCCGGCGCGCAGCGCAACGCCCCCTCGGCGGCGACGGTGCGCACGACCGTGCTCATCGCGATGGCCGGGCTCGGTGCGGCCGCGCTGCTGCACGTGATCCGGTATGCCCTGCTCCTGATCAACCGGACCACACTGCTCAACCCGGTCGTGGCCGCGATCGCCACCTGGCTGCCGGTGGCGGCCAGCGTGTTCGCGGTCTTCGCCCTGGTGGCGGCCGCGCTGGTGCTGACGAACTGGCTGATCGCCCGGCGGGCGGCGGCGTACGCGCACCTGGGCAGCCCCGATCCCCGCTCACCACGCGAACTACTGGCCGGCTGCCTCATCCCGCTGGTGAACCTGGTGATGGCGCCGTTGTTCGTGATCGAGCTGGCCCGCGCGGAGCAACGGTCCGGGCTGCGCATCATGAGTTGGTGGATGGTCTGGTTCGTCAGCTACCTGCTGTCGATCGCATCCATCGTCACCACGATCCTGACGATCTTCTACGCGGGCGCGCAGCGCATCGCCGACAACACGGTGATCACCATCATCGCGTATCTGTTGGGCCTGGCGACGCTGCTGTTGGTCATGAAGGTGTTCGAAGGCTTCGAGCGCTCGCCCGTGCACCTGCCGGCGACGCGCTGGGTGATCGTGTCGGCGGAACAGCCGCCGGCGCCGGAACCCGTCGCTGCGGTTGAGGCCGAGGACCGGAACCCGGCAGCATAG
- a CDS encoding ferritin, which translates to MSDAGTHDTKFNNLLREQIRSEFTASQQYVAIAVYLDGSDLPRLAGHFYAQAVEERNHAMMLVQYLLDRDLDVEIPGIDAVQNQFDTPAQALRLALEQERTVTEQVTRLASVAREEGDYLGEQYMQWFLKEQVEEVATITTLVRIAERAGSNLFHLEDFVAREMSAGASDPVAPKAAGGNL; encoded by the coding sequence ATGAGCGACGCCGGCACCCACGACACGAAATTCAACAACCTTCTGCGCGAGCAAATTCGTAGCGAATTCACCGCTTCGCAGCAGTACGTCGCCATCGCCGTGTATCTCGACGGATCCGATCTGCCCCGGCTGGCCGGGCACTTCTACGCACAGGCGGTCGAAGAGCGCAATCACGCCATGATGCTGGTGCAGTATCTGCTCGACCGTGACCTGGACGTCGAGATCCCGGGTATCGACGCGGTGCAGAACCAGTTCGACACCCCGGCGCAGGCACTGCGACTGGCCCTCGAGCAGGAGCGCACCGTCACCGAGCAGGTCACCCGATTGGCCAGCGTCGCCCGTGAAGAGGGCGATTACCTGGGCGAACAGTACATGCAGTGGTTCCTCAAGGAACAGGTCGAAGAGGTCGCAACGATCACCACGCTGGTGCGCATCGCCGAGCGCGCGGGTTCGAATCTGTTCCATCTCGAGGACTTCGTCGCCCGCGAGATGTCCGCCGGTGCGTCCGATCCGGTCGCCCCGAAGGCCGCCGGCGGCAATCTCTGA